The window GGATCAGGCACAGCCCAAAGGGGTTGCTCCTGGGGCCAAAGGGATGTGGGAAGGGAGGTTGAAGCAGCCAAAGACCTTTTGGACTCTGCCCCAAGGTAGGGGAGGGAGCCTGGTCTTGACACTGCCAGAAACCACCTGGCCACAGCGCCCTGAGCCTCCCTGTAAGTGACCAGCTGTTAGAGGCTTAGAGCTGGGCTGTCTCTCAGGACCGTCCCTCCCCTAACCTGAAAAGCAGCACCATGTGGCCAGCTGGTCCCCACCCCTCAGGGGGTTGGGCTTGGGACAGCTGGAGAGGGCAGGGGAGATGGGTGGGGCAATGGGACGCAAGGTTGGGGTCCAGAGCCTTGAAGCCCAGACAGGGCAGACCCCAGGTCAAGAGTGAAATCACAGAAGGCAGGGGAAAGGAAGCGTGGCTACCCTGGGCAGCGCTGCCCGGGAAGGGTGAGGCGGCCAGGGCCTGAGTCTTTCCCTTgctgacccctccccacccactggCTGTTAGCCAGCCCGgctcccctctgcctcctctgtACAGACGCACACTTACAAAGATCATGCACACGACGGCTCAGggcagggtgggtgtggggggccCGTGGCAGAGTAGGAGCAGTGTGGGGTGGAAAGGAGAGGGCTCCGAGCCAGAGGGTGGCAGCAGCCAGGGGGCCTCCTCGGGGTGGACCATCCAGAGTGGAGTGGCAGGTGGGGTGGTTTCTATCCGAAGATGCCTCCAAAGATGGAGGCGATGACGATGCCCAGGACAACGCAGCAGATGATGATCATGATCTTCTTCTGCaccagagaagcaggaaggaaggaaggaaggcctcAGCTGgcaggtgtggggggtgggggagtgcagGGCTGAGGGGGGAGGGTAACGAGGGGAGGGGGGAGTGCAGGGCTGAGGGGGGAGGGTGAGAGGTGAGGGCCGGGGAGtgcagggctgaggggcagcaggGAAGGTGACAGCCAGGAATGGTCTGGAGGGTGGTTATAATGCACTGAGGGCCTGGGAGACGAGGGAGGCTGTGGTCAGAGCTGACAAGTGGCCTAAAGGCAGAGAGGGTAGGAGTCTGACCACGAtgggaggccagggctgggcagAGCAGGGGCTACTGACCCGGCGTGCCTTGCTCTGGTACTTGACGGCCTTCTTGGTGTCAGACACGGCCCTCTCCACGTAGTCCACCGCGTGTTCCACATTGTACTCAATCCTGTCAATCATCTCCCCCTGCAGGGCCGGGGGCACCCCAGCTCCAGAGGTCCCACCTCAGGGTCAGGAGGGAGCTCAGGCAGGACTTCGGGAAAGTACCCTGAGGTGAGAGAGAGCAAAGGGGGTGTGAGGAGGATGGGGTACAGCTTCTCACCTATGCCTTTCAGGCCAGGCACCCTGGGCCGCTCCCGCCTCTCCCCACAGAGCAGCTATCCTGTGAGGGGACCAGCCATGCAGTCTCAGCCAAGGGCGTGGGGACCATGCAGAGAATGCTCAGCTGGGACCCTGACCCTGGTACTTGGTGCTGGACAGAGGACAGTGCTAGGTAGGTGAAGgcaggggcaggagtgggggtCTGGCCACAGCTCACAAAGTGATCAGGGTGAGCCCCCCATTCCATCCTCGCCAGGCACGATGGTCTTCAACCTTTCAGATCGCCCTGCCCAGCCCCATAGCCCTCTTGGGCCCTGCAGTGAGGTCCCATGCAGCCTGCAGAGGCCACTGCCCAGGACCCTGCCCAAGACTCCTCGCAGTGGCACGCTGGCAACCGACAGCTAGCTCTCTCCAAGGCCACCGCTTCCACAGGTGTCCATGTCACTACAGTCTCTCACCCAGATGGCAAGGGCAGTCTCCTtctggcctccctgcttcctAACTCAGGTCACGCCACTACCATACCTAACACCCTCCAATCTAGAAGAGACTCCAGATGCCCAGTGCGTGCCAGGGCCCCCGTCTGCCTCGTCCCCACCGGCCGCTGTGCTCCAGCCTCATGGCCCTCCTTTTCTGCTCCCAAGTCAGGACCACGGCGTTGCCGGTCCTTCTGCTGAGCCAGCTCTTCACTCTTCCCTGGGAAGGCTCCAGACTCCCAGACCACCCCGCAGAGGCCTCCCTAAGCACGCCGTCCACAGTGGTCCCAGCGTTGGGATCAAGTGTGGCCCTCGGACCAGTAGTATCAGCACCAGCCTGGGGCGTGTCAGAGATGCTAACTCAGGGGCTCTCACCCTGACCTACTCATTTCTGGGAAGGGCGACCGGAGCAGGGAAGCTTACAAGCAagcaagccctccaggtgattcctgGGCCCTCTCAAGTTAGAGAACCACGGCTCTATCACAATGCCGCCCGAGCAGCTGACACAACGGGAGAACATTCCAGTTGTCATTTACTTAGGCTGCTCTTCCATCCAACAGACATTAGTTCGGGAAGCAGGCCCTCAGCTGTCCTGGTCACTGCTATCCCCCCACCTCTTAGAAAACTGCCCATTCCCCGTGCCCAAGTGACAGATAGCTGGTGCATAAGACAGGACAAGGTGGGAGGGCCAAGCAAAGCCATGCAGGGTCTGGGGCCTGGCGGCTGAGCCATGCAGACAAGGTCTGTCAGGTGGTCAGGCCCTGGAGGCGGTTTCAACAGCAGGTGGTTATTTACCTGAAGACGGTCCCTCCCAGGCAGGGCAGCGTGTTGGGCAGAAAGGGTTGGGGTCAGCGCAGCCCTGGCTGCGgcgcgggcgggggcgggggcgggggcaggggcggggcacGCACCTGGCTCTCCACAAGCATGGCCATGTCCATGAACATGTCGTGCAGCTCACGGATGCTGTTCTCCAGCTTAATGATCTCGCTGTGCCGCGTCTCGATCTCGCTCAGGGCCTGCTTCGAGATGCTGGAGTCCATGATGATCTAGGGGACACGAGCAGTGGGCTGGAGCAGTGGGCTGGAACTCGGGCGCCTGCTGCAGGGCGGGCCAGGACAGCAGGGGGCCGAGTGCCAAGGCAGCTGGGCAGCTGGACGGGCAGTGGTGGAAGCAGGGCTGGAGGCTTCCTCCTTCGCCGTAGGCCTCGCTCCACTTTCCGCTCAGCTCGTCCTGGCTGTGAACCTACCTTCTCTGAGACTCGATTTCCCGCCTCTCATACGGGGTTATGAACACTCCCTACCTGTGCTTGCGCATGGTAATTGCTCAGTGGTGGTTCTTATCACCAGCCCTGTACAGAGCTCAAGACGACTGCCCCGTGGGCCCCGTGGGCCCCGGCCTTGAACTGCCtttctcctgtcccctcctcctgtTCTTCCTCCCGCACTGCATGTagctgcccctcccctctcctggaacCCACATCCCCAAACTACCTCCCCACCTGTGTGCCAGCTCCCTCAGGAAGCCCCCTGCTTGGCAGAGCACAGAGCTTCTGCACTTGAATGTAGAGACGGCCACAGGCACTATGTCCTCCGAGAGGGGCAAAAGGTGGAGGCTGGTGGGAGGAGGCCCTACGCCAGTGGTGAACGGGCAGAGGGAGCAAGGAAGTGGACCCAACGGGGAGAAACGAGCAGAGCTTTGCCACTGACATTTGCGTGCCCTCCACCTGGTCCCTTCCTCTCTGTGGGACTTGGCCTTCTCTAAAACCTTCCTCACAAGGCGGCTGTGTCTAAATACTGTCCAGAGCAAGCGTGTAGCTCACACACCAGGGTCATGGTAGGAGGGCTTCCCGTGGGAGGTGCAGGGTCCACACTCACCCCAGAGGCAAAGATGGCCGGGTTCCCACTCTCCAGCATGTCCTCCAGCTCCTCACTGGTCGTGGTCCTGCCAGCTGCAAGCAGGGGTCACACTGAGAGAAGCCCTCCCGAGGGAGTTCAGCAGCACCCCTCAGCTGCAgcccacccctcagccccagccctgccccctcacTCACTGATCTCCAGCTGCCTCTGGATGCGGCCCTTGCAGCGCTCCCGGTAGTCAGACTGTGTTGCGTTGTACTCAGACATGACTTCCACAAACTTCCGGGACAGTGTGGAGTGCTGGGGGTCCGAGATAGGGGTGCAGGTGTCAGCCTGGCCCACAGGCCCCAGAGCCTCAGACGCCTGCCGCCCACCAGAGTCCCAGGCCACACCTGCGTCTTCCGGATCCGCAGGTCGGCAGATGAACGGTTCAGGCCTTCCTCCTGCTCAATGCTCTGCTCGATGCCTGGGGGAACAGATAACTGCTGAGCCATAATTGGCCCCCATTCACCACCGACCTGACCCACACACCCAGAATCTGGCTCAGGATCCCCCCTGGAAGACGCGTGGCCTGTAAGTGGGGTCACacagaaaacagaggaagagagagggccAGGCACTGATGGAGGAGGGGCCAACAAGGGCCTTTCCGGGCACAATGCATGTATAGGTGTGTGCACATACGTACCCCCACTTGGGAGGCCTCAGGCACACACCAAGCTGTGTGTGTGACCGTCCACTATATGCTAGGCCTGGGGGCTCAGGCCTGCGCTGTCCTCTCTTGCTCACAACGGCTGGACGCCCAACAAGGGCTCAAGCCCAGAGTGGTGAGAGCCAGGTTCCCACCACCTTCAGGACACGCC is drawn from Rhinolophus ferrumequinum isolate MPI-CBG mRhiFer1 chromosome 7, mRhiFer1_v1.p, whole genome shotgun sequence and contains these coding sequences:
- the STX1A gene encoding syntaxin-1A; the protein is MKDRTQELRTAKDSDDDDDVTVSVDRDRFMDEFFEQVEEIRGFIDKISENVEEVKRKHSAILASPNPDEKTKEELEELMSDIKKTANKVRSKLKSIEQSIEQEEGLNRSSADLRIRKTQHSTLSRKFVEVMSEYNATQSDYRERCKGRIQRQLEITGRTTTSEELEDMLESGNPAIFASGIIMDSSISKQALSEIETRHSEIIKLENSIRELHDMFMDMAMLVESQGEMIDRIEYNVEHAVDYVERAVSDTKKAVKYQSKARRKKIMIIICCVVLGIVIASIFGGIFG